The following proteins are encoded in a genomic region of Trichoplusia ni isolate ovarian cell line Hi5 chromosome 18, tn1, whole genome shotgun sequence:
- the LOC113502807 gene encoding uncharacterized protein LOC113502807, whose translation MAFENKVVLITGAGSGIGEATAKLFAKEGADVVVVDINEDRAHNTADQCREYGKKVLAIPADISKPEEIEKVMKKTIDRFGKLDVLVNNAAKLAAVKILDGTIMKNFDEIVNTNLRAVVHFTTLAAPYLVETKGCIVNTSSVGSVSVRSGPLFSSYCATKAAVDSFTKSAALELGEVGVRVNAVNPGPVRTNFLNNSGVPIEWEHFAAATILNRCSQPNEVANLIVYLASDKAVGITGACYLIDNGQSIK comes from the coding sequence ATGGCGTTTGAAAATAAAGTAGTTTTGATCACTGGCGCGGGCTCCGGAATAGGAGAAGCTACCGCCAAACTCTTCGCTAAGGAAGGAGCTGATGTGGTAGTTGTGGACATAAACGAAGACAGAGCTCACAACACGGCTGACCAGTGCAGAGAATATGGCAAGAAAGTACTCGCGATCCCTGCTGATATCTCGAAACCCGAAGAAATTGAGAAGGTTATGAAAAAAACCATCGACAGATTCGGAAAGCTAGATGTTCTCGTTAACAACGCTGCTAAGTTGGCAGCAGTGAAGATACTCGATGGAACAATCATGAAAAATTTCGATGAAATAGTCAATACCAATCTCCGAGCAGTTGTGCATTTTACAACTTTAGCTGCTCCTTATTTGGTTGAGACTAAAGGATGTATTGTGAATACTTCAAGCGTGGGCAGTGTCTCGGTGAGAAGTGGACCTCTGTTCTCATCGTATTGTGCTACAAAGGCCGCTGTGGATTCTTTCACTAAATCAGCTGCTTTAGAACTTGGAGAAGTGGGCGTTCGAGTCAATGCTGTCAACCCTGGGCCTGTTCGTACCAACTTCCTGAATAATTCTGGCGTTCCTATCGAGTGGGAACATTTTGCTGCAGCCACAATTCTCAACAGGTGCTCTCAACCGAATGAGGTGGCTAACTTAATTGTGTATTTAGCAAGTGACAAAGCAGTTGGTATTACAGGAGCATGTTACCTCATTGACAATGGACAATCCATTAAATAA
- the LOC113502806 gene encoding uncharacterized protein LOC113502806, which translates to MSFENKVVLVTGSGSGIGEATVKEFAKNGANVIIVDINNERTENVAEICKQFGNKVLGITADVTKFEEAENILKETIDTFGRLDILINNAGILGQPSSILQGTILDQYDHIMNTNLRSVVVMTTLFAPHLIKTKGCIVNISSVASTDTRCGKAFPACCIAKTGLDSFTRLSALEFASSGVRVNSVNPGPVRTNLMADSGISGDWEKVGEKTALGKTADPEEVASLIVYVCSDRATSITGVTYVIDNGMALINH; encoded by the coding sequence AtgtcttttgaaaataaagtcgTTTTAGTTACTGGTTCGGGAAGTGGCATTGGAGAGGCTACTGTAAAGGAATTTGCCAAAAACGGTGCGAACGTTATTATTGTAGATATAAACAATGAAAGGACTGAAAACGTAGCTGAAATATGTAAGCAATTCGGCAATAAAGTACTCGGTATAACTGCAGATGTTACCAAATTTGAAGaagcagaaaatattttgaaggaaACAATTGACACATTTGGACGACTTgatatcttaattaataatgCGGGTATTCTAGGTCAGCCAAGCAGTATTCTTCAAGGAACTATATTGGACCAATATGACCATATTATGAACACAAATCTACGATCAGTAGTAGTGATGACGACATTATTTGCTcctcatttaataaaaacaaaaggttgTATAGTAAATATTTCGAGTGTTGCAAGCACGGATACTAGATGTGGTAAAGCCTTTCCTGCTTGTTGTATCGCCAAGACTGGTTTAGACTCTTTTACCCGTTTATCAGCATTAGAATTTGCATCATCAGGCGTGCGAGTGAATTCCGTAAACCCTGGACCAGTCCGTACAAACCTGATGGCTGACTCCGGAATTTCTGGTGATTGGGAAAAAGTTGGTGAGAAAACAGCTCTGGGCAAGACTGCGGACCCTGAAGAAGTCGCTAGTTTAATAGTGTATGTTTGCAGTGATAGGGCTACAAGTATTACTGGTGTAACCTATGTTATAGATAACGGAATGGCACTGATAAATCATTGA
- the LOC113502906 gene encoding uncharacterized protein LOC113502906 gives MSFCNKVVLITGGSAGIGAATAEVFAKEGASLAIVGRNENKLKEVAQRCQELGSKTLTIKADLTKDEEADSIVKKTVDEFGKLDVLVNNAGILRQSGIMADDFLSSFDEVMNTNIRGPVRVTRSAVPSLIETKGNIVNVSSIAATNVNRPTFIAYKTSKAALNHFTRCVAFELAPHGVRANSVSPGPTRTDIFEGLQVNVDWLLDKTALLRVSDPVEIADLIVYVASDKAKSITGSNYIIDNGSMLK, from the coding sequence atgagtttctgtaataaagttgttttgatAACTGGCGGCAGTGCTGGCATAGGTGCTGCGACTGCTGAAGTGTTTGCCAAGGAAGGCGCCTCACTCGCAATAGTTGGaagaaacgaaaacaaattgaaagaaGTGGCTCAACGTTGTCAAGAATTAGGATCTAAAACTCTCACCATCAAAGCTGACCTGACCAAAGATGAAGAAGCGGATAGTATTGTGAAGAAAACTGTCGACGAATTTGGAAAATTGGATGTTCTTGTCAATAATGCAGGGATATTGAGGCAATCAGGTATCATGGCAGATGACTTCTTATCATCCTTTGATGAAGTGATGAACACAAACATTCGCGGCCCTGTTCGAGTCACTCGCTCTGCTGTGCCCAGCCTTATTGAAACGAAAGGGAACATTGTAAACGTATCAAGCATTGCCGCTACTAACGTGAACAGACCAACATTCATCGCGTATAAAACCTCTAAAGCTGCTTTGAACCACTTCACCAGATGTGTTGCTTTTGAACTTGCTCCTCATGGTGTAAGAGCAAACTCAGTTAGCCCTGGACCAACACGTACAGACATATTTGAAGGATTACAGGTAAATGTTGATTGGTTATTAGACAAAACAGCTTTACTTAGAGTATCAGATCCAGTAGAGATCGCTGATCTCATTGTGTACGTAGCTAGTGATAAAGCAAAAAGCATCACTGGTTCTAACTACATCATTGATAACGGTTCAATGCTAAAATGA
- the LOC113502808 gene encoding uncharacterized protein LOC113502808 produces MEFENKVVLITGAGSGMGEVTAILFAKEGANVVIVDMFEDRAQKTAEQCKQFGKKVLVIKADISKADDIENVMKKTIDTFGKLDVLVNNAAMLKSVKILDGTIMDSLDDLIRTNFRSVVHFTTLAAPHLAKTKGCIINNSSVGSVSVRSGPLFSSYCATKAAVDSFTKSSALQLGEVGVRVNAVNPGPVRTNFLDNSGIPIEWEHFAKATALGRSSHPSEVANLIVYLASEKAAGITGACYLIDNGQSIK; encoded by the coding sequence ATGGAATTCGAAAACAAAGTGGTCTTGATCACCGGCGCCGGCTCTGGAATGGGAGAAGTCACAGCCATACTTTTCGCCAAGGAAGGGGCCAACGTAGTAATAGTGGATATGTTCGAAGACAGAGCACAGAAAACAGCTGAACAATGCAAGCAATTTGGTAAGAAGGTCCTCGTGATCAAAGCTGATATCTCCAAAGCCGATGATATTGAGAATGTCATGAAAAAGACCATCGATACCTTTGGAAAACTAGACGTACTTGTCAACAACGCTGCCATGTTGAAATCGGTGAAGATTCTCGATGGAACCATTATGGACAGCCTTGATGATTTGATCAGGACAAATTTCAGATCAGTTGTTCATTTCACAACTTTAGCTGCTCCTCATTTGGCGAAGACCAAAGGATGTATTATTAACAATTCAAGCGTGGGCAGTGTCTCAGTCAGAAGTGGACCTCTGTTCTCGTCGTATTGTGCTACGAAAGCTGCCGTTGATTCTTTCACGAAATCATCTGCTTTACAACTCGGTGAGGTGGGTGTGCGAGTGAATGCTGTCAACCCTGGGCCTGTTCGTACCAACTTTTTAGACAACTCTGGTATTCCTATTGAGTGGGAGCACTTCGCTAAGGCTACGGCTCTTGGCAGGAGCTCGCACCCCAGTGAAGTGGCaaatttaattgtgtatttGGCTAGTGAGAAAGCTGCCGGCATTACAGGAGCATGTTACCTGATTGACAACGGTCAGTCCATCAAGTAA
- the LOC113502810 gene encoding 17-beta-hydroxysteroid dehydrogenase 14-like, with protein MFANKVVLITGGSSGIGAAAVEGFAKEGAFVAFVGRNETKLKAVAERCGANTFPIKADIAKDEEAKTIVAKTIERFGKLDVLVNNAGVMQRVSLSDPNILDAFDFILNTNLRSAVLLTSLAIPYLKETKGNIVNVSSIGSFRIPADVEGLVSYSISKAGLDQFTRGAAKEFASFGVRVNSVNPGPVRTRPAINSEGKYFPDDDLIIKMTALGRASEPDEISGHIQYLASDKARSVTGTCFVMDNGVLLK; from the coding sequence ATGTTTGCAAACAAAGTTGTTCTCATCACTGGCGGTAGCTCCGGTATCGGAGCGGCTGCAGTCGAAGGCTTTGCTAAAGAAGGTGCCTTCGTTGCTTTCGTTGGAAGAAACGAAACTAAATTAAAGGCAGTTGCAGAACGTTGCGGAGCAAACACCTTTCCCATAAAAGCTGACATCGCCAAAGATGAAGAAGCGAAGACCATAGTGGCGAAAACCATTGAGAGGTTTGGTAAACTTGATGTCCTAGTGAACAATGCTGGAGTAATGCAAAGGGTGAGCTTGAGCGACCCAAATATTTTAGATGCCtttgatttcattttgaatacgAACCTGCGATCTGCCGTGTTGTTAACAAGTCTGGCGATTCCGTATCTGAAAGAAACGAAAGGAAACATCGTCAACGTTTCAAGCATAGGGTCATTCCGCATTCCAGCTGATGTTGAAGGCTTGGTTAGTTACTCAATTTCAAAAGCCGGATTGGATCAATTCACCAGAGGTGCTGCTAAGGAGTTTGCTTCATTTGGGGTAAGGGTAAATTCTGTCAACCCTGGGCCTGTAAGAACTAGACCGGCAATTAACAGTGAAGGTAAATATTTTCCTGACGATGACCTCATAATTAAGATGACAGCATTGGGAAGAGCATCTGAGCCAGATGAGATCAGTGGTCATATCCAATACCTAGCAAGTGATAAGGCTAGAAGCGTGACGGGTACGTGTTTCGTTATGGATAACGGCGTTCtgcttaagtaa
- the LOC113502809 gene encoding uncharacterized protein LOC113502809 produces the protein MGFENKVVLITGAGSGIGEATAKLFAKEGADVVVVDINEDRVQNIGHQCRAYGKKVLVIQADVSKSDEIERVMKKTIDTFGKLDVLVNNAAKFAAVKILDSSLMDSFDDIMNTNLGAVVHFTTLAAPHLAKTKGCIVNTSSVGSTTVKGGIMFSLYFASKAAIDSFTKSSALELGEVGIRVNAVNPGPVRTNLLADSGIPLEWDHFAPATVLGRISYPGEVANMIVYLASEKAVGITGACYLIDNGHSIK, from the coding sequence ATGGGGTTTGAAAATAAAGTAGTTTTGATAACCGGAGCGGGCTCTGGAATAGGAGAAGCTACTGCCAAACTCTTCGCTAAGGAAGGAGCTGATGTAGTTGTTGTGGATATAAACGAAGATAGAGTGCAGAACATAGGTCACCAGTGCAGAGCATATGGCAAGAAAGTCCTCGTAATACAAGCCGATGTTTCCAAATCCGATGAAATTGAAAGAGTCATGAAAAAGACTATCGATACCTTTGGAAAACTAGACGTACTTGTCAACAACGCTGCTAAATTCGCAGCAGTCAAGATTCTTGACAGTTCACTCATGGACAGTTTTGATGATATAATGAATACAAATCTCGGGGCAGTTGTACATTTTACTACTTTAGCTGCCCCTCATTTGGCGAAGACTAAAGGATGTATTGTGAATACTTCAAGCGTGGGTAGTACTACAGTTAAGGGTGGGATTATGTTCTCACTGTACTTTGCTTCAAAGGCTGCCATTGATTCTTTCACGAAATCATCTGCATTGGAACTTGGAGAAGTGGGCATTCGGGTGAATGCTGTTAATCCAGGCCCTGTTCGTACTAATTTACTGGCTGATTCTGGTATTCCTTTGGAATGGGATCATTTCGCCCCAGCTACCGTTCTGGGCAGGATATCGTATCCCGGTGAAGTGGCTAACATGATAGTGTACTTAGCAAGTGAGAAAGCTGTTGGCATCACAGGAGCATGTTACCTTATTGATAACGGACACTCCATCAAGTAA